One stretch of Acidobacteriota bacterium DNA includes these proteins:
- a CDS encoding prolyl oligopeptidase family serine peptidase, translating to MKPGIACLFSILFLFYCGSATARNYQQHFGNDASFETLEEARLNGPALLAKWTGRTYVPDPALETYPAGTTFVYRSARMFTDLSAAARMNTNILVYTDRSFESKDAALAFLKELGLTGIIGKAFGSVVLVTPIDKEKGFGIADQTAYYQLQSAMCNVGYSRRVERKLSYYADSAWYGGVTYRYLIGLDGGATFINNYISSTFDYITRVAGLLLVGGNMERIREVASFVPVYLVNAPEAVIGKYRAGNRADAWGRQGELEYCFNQAQPLQRVIVASANDPDLPSIVRDAYDRLFTRALRVPVVKSNLHTASTPYADYNFNAAPYSLGKRNAITDGVTADKVHVIEHQEDRFKDVVSASGEYLDTWYELLPEEVKNNTAPGHSIPLVLANHGGGDDPLQYLDEIGLVHLAGEKRIAVVAPFHSNVTNLLSAVLPKLVQYMLDTYPALDPSRVYCTGYSMGGRATLAALGGNARIFAAAVAQGAVTYLATEEQAKQYADTDIPILFTTSTYDFHMDEATLALRLNYYFGMKSITFDYTTLINQYLGYNGMDPVRFDFAAYPMSGFKGDAYERVMLNNEYATHTWTIHNGDGVPMVGLNVTEFLPHGLYQEYAGIFWNFAKHYSRNPETGGIVYNAFVD from the coding sequence ATGAAACCTGGAATCGCGTGCCTGTTTTCCATTCTTTTTCTGTTTTATTGCGGCAGCGCGACGGCAAGGAACTATCAACAGCATTTCGGCAACGATGCGAGTTTTGAAACCCTCGAGGAAGCCCGCCTCAACGGCCCTGCCCTGCTTGCGAAATGGACCGGCCGCACCTATGTGCCCGATCCCGCCCTCGAGACCTATCCGGCCGGCACCACCTTCGTGTACCGCTCGGCCAGGATGTTCACCGACCTGAGTGCGGCCGCACGGATGAACACGAACATCCTGGTCTATACGGACCGGTCCTTCGAAAGCAAGGATGCGGCGCTCGCCTTCCTGAAGGAGCTCGGCCTGACCGGCATCATCGGGAAGGCCTTCGGCAGCGTGGTGCTGGTGACGCCCATCGACAAGGAAAAGGGGTTCGGCATTGCGGACCAGACCGCCTATTACCAGCTGCAGTCCGCCATGTGCAATGTCGGTTACTCCAGGCGTGTGGAACGGAAGCTGAGCTATTACGCCGACAGCGCCTGGTACGGCGGCGTGACGTATCGCTACCTGATCGGCCTGGACGGCGGGGCCACGTTCATCAACAACTACATTTCCAGCACCTTCGACTATATCACCCGCGTCGCCGGCCTGCTTCTGGTAGGCGGGAATATGGAACGCATCCGCGAGGTGGCTTCTTTTGTCCCCGTGTATCTTGTCAACGCGCCCGAAGCCGTCATCGGAAAATACCGGGCGGGCAACCGCGCGGACGCCTGGGGCAGGCAGGGGGAGCTCGAGTACTGCTTCAATCAGGCGCAGCCGCTCCAGAGGGTGATCGTGGCTTCCGCGAACGATCCGGACCTCCCGTCCATCGTCCGGGACGCCTACGATCGGCTCTTCACCAGGGCGCTGCGCGTTCCCGTGGTCAAATCGAATCTCCATACGGCGTCCACTCCCTACGCGGACTATAACTTCAACGCGGCGCCCTACTCCCTGGGCAAGCGCAATGCCATCACGGATGGGGTGACGGCGGACAAGGTCCATGTCATCGAGCATCAGGAGGACCGTTTCAAGGATGTGGTGTCGGCGTCCGGCGAATACCTGGATACCTGGTACGAACTGCTCCCCGAGGAGGTAAAGAACAACACGGCGCCAGGGCATTCGATTCCGCTCGTCCTGGCCAATCACGGCGGCGGGGACGATCCCCTGCAGTATCTCGATGAAATCGGCCTGGTTCACCTGGCAGGCGAAAAACGGATCGCCGTCGTCGCCCCCTTCCATTCGAATGTGACAAACCTCCTGAGCGCTGTCTTGCCAAAACTGGTGCAGTATATGCTGGATACCTACCCCGCGCTCGACCCGTCGCGGGTGTATTGTACCGGCTACTCCATGGGTGGCCGGGCCACCCTGGCGGCGCTGGGCGGGAACGCCAGGATCTTTGCCGCCGCCGTTGCACAGGGCGCGGTGACCTACCTGGCGACGGAGGAGCAGGCGAAACAGTATGCGGACACGGATATCCCGATTCTCTTCACGACCTCCACCTACGATTTCCACATGGACGAGGCCACCCTCGCGCTGCGCCTGAACTACTATTTCGGCATGAAGTCCATCACTTTCGACTATACGACGTTGATCAACCAGTACCTCGGCTACAACGGGATGGACCCGGTCCGGTTCGACTTCGCCGCCTATCCCATGAGCGGGTTCAAGGGGGACGCGTACGAGAGGGTGATGCTGAACAACGAGTACGCCACCCATA